Below is a genomic region from Prunus persica cultivar Lovell chromosome G3, Prunus_persica_NCBIv2, whole genome shotgun sequence.
aagtgacttttgaCTAAAATATTAACATAACTTTGAAGCTTGGTTAATGATAAAAGAGAATTAAGCATGTAGCTAAGCTAGCTTAATTTCCTCACCATGTCTACCAATAAATAAGAGAGAATGTCTGCCATTAATTTCCACATGGAATGTTCAACAAGACACCGCCCACCATGACCGCCTTGAAATATGAACACAGAAGcacaaaacagagagaaacGAAGGTAGCTGGTAGAATTTGGAGCAGACAGACTTGCCGTGTTGCCGcgatatatattaaatatattttgatattATCAACAatggaagaaataaaaaataatatttgtacGCCGGTTTTGTACTGCATTTGGACCCCTTGGATGGATTTTGAAGGATTATTGTTGACTccaaaaaataacattattaaATTCAGGGGCTTTCAAAGTGGAAAATTGGTGTGCAATGTCGTGTTCCTGTATAATTTGTCTGTGCTCCCACGTGGTGCTGACTTTGAAATATGGAATTTATATGTAAAACATAACTAGAGcacatttcaatttcaattccaaTTCCTTATCTAGCAAAACATATTTACCTTTTCTTtacaatattatttatattctcTCTTTATTGTTGGTCTTGACTCTTGATTGATCATTCAATCTGCTTGGTAGGCAAGAAAGCACGCCCAAGTCATGTATTCTTCCGTTCATTATTTTGGTGCTAATCGATTTCATCTCATTTTGATCAAACATATGAATAAGAGTATAAATACAGCTGTTTCGTAACGTTTACTAGACCGATTTTGTGCGATGCGAacgtccttttttttaaaacacctAAAATGGAGACCAGAAAGATGAAATTTAAGTAAATATTGAATTCACATGCATATATTTTCAAGTAAGTAGTCATGACCCATGCACTAATCACTTTCCACAAAGTGGGAGAGAGTCTTTATCAGAAAATTATGGCgttatattcttcttcttgtctCGTGGAAACAAGATTTTCTAAGTCCGCTATATATATGGAATTAGTTAGGTGAAGTGAAGGCAGGTCAAACTCAAGCTTGCAATAATACAGGGGAATGTTAAAGTTTCAACAATCAACAATCACTGCCATACTCGAATCAAAGCTCATCGTCTAAAATGTATTCAACACATGAAAAACGTTTACTGATTGGACAATATAGTTGTGCATATATACTGCAGAGCCATGCTCATGATGCCATTGTTACTACTTAAATATTCCATGTGTTCATCTTCGTGacaatacaacaatacaaaaatacaaactaCGCGATTATTGAAAATTGGCAACATCATGTTTAAACATGGAGAAGAATTTGCATGTCGAGATAACACTGTTGATTGATTCCATCATATGAATCAGTTATTATGTATGATCAAatgtgattgattgattgaaaaTACCAAAACAACCAAGTGATATAcaagtttattttttgattttcattccCCTAGAAATAGTGGTCatgtatcttttttttttaatgagcgATAGTGGTCATGTATCTTAAACTAAGGAAAAGGTGGAATGTGGAGAAGAGTTTTGGTTTGACACACAAAAGTAGGTGGTGTTAGGTTTTCCTCAAGATCAAGAGAGtttatcaacaaaaaatacCCAAAGTTGAGAAGGCAAGCCAGTAACAAGTGCTTGTTTCTTGGAGGAAGCAAAAGATCTTGAAGGTTGGGAAATTTAATGAGAATTTCCACTACAAAATCTGTCCTCTAGCATTTGGatgtgaataaaaaaaaaaatgccacCACATTCTTTCTATAAATCTATTCTTCAATTCTCCGCATGTGAAACTCTACTCTATGCATGGACTTTCGAATTTGGTTTACTTGgacttttaattgtttttttcgtCCTCTTTTCCTTGGAGGTTTTTCTTAGACTCATTCTTATTTTGAACTATTTTAGTTCTATCTGAAAAGGTAAGTTACGTAATTGAGTAAGTCTTTTAATCCCTCAAGAATCCGTCCTCATTAGGGTCCAAGTCTAAAACTTTGAAGAGACTTGCATGTCACTAATTAAACCCTATCTTCAACTTTAGTCTTCTAACTTAGTTCACATTAGAATGCTACGTTTACCTGAAAGTATCCCGTAGTTTATATGATCAActaatctgttttttttataatttttataatttttataaatagagtaGGTCAAAGAGATCATTTTGATGATATAAGTGTAATTAGTTTTATCATTGAGGGGTTAGTTAGATTGGCTGAGGATTCAAGCTACCCTTGTGTCTGAGTTTAtcccctcctttttttttttataacttcggcaaaaaagagaatttatcatttttataaaatatttggaGGGATGGAAATAGGCTGTGCGATCAAAAGCCCAAATGAGGCCCAAATGAGAGAAAATGGAAGGAGGTTTCTTTCTCAAATCCTCAGAGATCAAATGTTTCGTTTCTGTTGAGCAAAAAAATGTTATGTTTCTAAGAAAGAACATGGCAAGGAAATCCAGAAAGCCAGAACTTCTACAAGAATTTTACACAAGTGTGGACAATGCAGAAGATGGTGCACGATGCTTTCAATCTGGAAAATAGTAAATTGGAGGTTTTATGTAGTCATTCTAATACAATAGCCACGGCCAGCTCGCTCAGTCATccagagatttttttttttttttaaatttactgTACAACAAAAGAGCTAATACAAGTCATCTCTTGAaatgaagaggagagagatgtCATAGGATATAGAGCTGCTTTCTTGGCATTATCAGTATACTTTCAAGGTCTCAGTACAGTCAAATTGTAGCCAATTGATTCACGTGGTTAAGCCGTCTCCCTTTCGATGTTCTCGTCTGAAATGCAAATCGTAGCAGCAACTATGTCTAGTTTGACACAGACTCAACAGGCCTTTCAGACAAATCTTGCAATCCACAAACCATATTCGCAGGTACAGCTATGTCAATCATTTTCGGATATGAGAGTTTTAGATCTGTCAAGAAACATCATTTTTCTTAACTCAAACCTAAAATGGTTGGATATATCATATAATCAATGAAATGACAGTTAAAACTGGACATGGTTACTTCTAAAAAATTGGATGCTAGATAGTTTTACTTACTTTCCATGATATTTTGAAATgtttcctgtaaaaaagagtTCAAAATCAAACTAGTTAGATTCATATCGGGAAGAAGTGTTAAAATACCAATatgataaatgaaaaataaaactgcATCTATGCAGCGCATATGGTCAAGACTCTTTACAGTGACTGCTAATTTATTCAGCTAGTATCTCACATAAAAGAAATATCCATTTCTCACTACTTTCCCTTAAAACTCAACATTCTTTTACAACATCTGTGCAACACCAATATTAACTATTCTTGGTAAATTAGATGAGTGCTTTTAGGCAGAGGCTCCTTCACATTAATATCGCCCCAGGTCAAAATCATGCTAAGACATCTTAGTCAAACATTTGTTGACCCAAGATATGTCGATATACAAAATCTTGACAAGAAAGGAAAATCATCATCCAATCGTCAACCAGATAGTATCAGTGTCATCTTTCTGAAAAACATTAAATTTAGTAACTACAAGGGTTAACACTTTTGGAACAACGAAACATATACCTCATCTTTAGTGAGTCGAGGATTATAAAGCATCTCCTCACCAACGGTGCTAACCTGCATCTCAAGCAAATGTGGCATAAGAAGCTGCCTAGGTATACAGGGTACAGAAAAAATAGACAATAGTGAGTTCCATACACTGAATCCCTTGTAATCATGAGCAGGATAGATCAACGTATTCTTTGGCAATGTGAAAATCTGGATTTGTAAGCACAAAAGAATAAGTGGGCTTTTAACAAAGTCATGTTTGAACTCATTTCTTTCCTATGGTATCAAAGGTATGCTAGCTCAGCATGTTCTTACCTGTGAATGAACTGACTTGTACAGTTGATGTGAACTGCCACCCTGCAACAGATTAGATAAATCAAACACAGGAACTTGGTAAATCCCCTTAACAGTTGCGTTTTAAGAACAAGCCAACTCTTCTAGTGGCAAACTGTTGctagtttttcaatttttgctttCCTTGTCTTTTGATTGAAGCAGCAGAATTTGTCACAAAAAGGTAAATTATAAAGAGTTTCAAAAGTTGAAGGTACTATACCTGAAAATCAGTTCTCCCACAACCCCGTATGAGTAAAGCATCTCCAGTGAAAGCCATCCTTGGTTGGGGCTGATTAGGCCCATCTCCTGTAACATAGGTAACACAACCTAATGTATGCCCAGGAGTAGCTCGAACCTGCAACACAAATGCACACATGagatacatatatacaaaggcacatacatacacacacacccGACACAGAGAACCACAGCTCTAACTAGTCCAAAACCAGTAAGATACATACATAACTTCTTTCAGTAGGTTGTTTCTTTAGGCCAATTTGTCGCCACATATGCACATAAGATACATGTATAAAACGTATATGAACAcatacaaacacacacacacaagcaCACCCCTTTGTGTACACATATAAAACTACCTAGTTGAAAATCAGTAAGGACCAGTACagtaaattatttcttttggtcacttttatatatttcacaGGAAGAGGAACTCGGTAGACCACAGCCTATACCAGTTAAGTTTTGTATTCATTCTACTTTATCAGCCCAAAAGCAATTAATTCAATAAAGGCCGACTCTTTAGTATTCAAAACCTCAATCTGAGCTTTAACACTATTGGCAGATTTGGGCTAAACACTCCAGTTTAATCAACCCAGTAAGTTTTATACCTTCACCTAGGAGAAAAAATTACCACAAAGTCTGGTATATGAAATATCTGTGATGATCACTGGGAAGCAGATAACACATTTCCAAGGCTGGCCTAACAAGCATTACAATGATTCTCCCACTTACACCTCAAATCATACTCGATTTCttcaataattttaaaagAGGGAATATAAAGGTACGCTTGTGTACACATTTACTCCTCTAGAAGCCATTAAAACCTTCCAATTTCCATGTAACACAGTGCAAAGAgcttaaacataaaaaaaaaaaccacggTGTTAACCAAACCTCCAAAAACAGATCGCCGAAATGTATTTTTTCACCAGCTTCAATCAGACGGTCTGCTTTTGAGTTGCTCGCCTTCGAAATGATAGATTTGACACCAGGAAGCTTAGTCTgccacaaaaggaaaaaatgtaTACTCATCAAATAACTCAGTTGTTGTTACAAAGAACAAAACTTTTTTCCCAAATAGCAAGAATGCAGAGGCATTGATCACTCATGAATAATCCAAATGCACCAACATTAACAAAAGAAGTCAAAAATAGATGAGCAGAAGAAGGTGGAAAGCCCAAACCTTGATGAGGCCAGTGCCAGTGACATGATCAGCATGAACATGAGTGTTCATGGCATAAATTAGCTTCAAACCCAACTCTTTGACAAGGGAGATATCCCTATCCACCATCTTGTCCACCGGGTCAATCAACTGCAAATtaaaattcatcaaaatcctaattataattataaagttttaatttttattcaaaatatttaaaggCTAGCTAACCAGAGCGGGTCTGTCGGGGTGAGCGACGTCGGCGAGCAAGTAAGTGTACGTAGAGGACTCCTTCTCGAAGAGCTGGCGGAAGAGGAGCTTCGCAGAGGAGGCGGAGTCAGACGACGTCGTGTAAGCACAGGTGGCCATGCTTTGGGAATGGGAACAGGGAGAAACGGGATTGAAGaaaagggaagaagaagaagaggagcgagaaggaagagagagaaatctgagGAGACTGATTCGAAGCATTTGGCCTGTAATGTTGTTGGTGGACACAGCGATGAAATCGATCAGCCGATTTGCTTATTATGTTATGTTctgtattatttttattatttttcattatttaagGTGGTGGTAGTGTTGTccattattattgttgttgtgcTTTTCGAGTTGTGTTGTCTAGTGTGAGATCGGCAACAACAAGGATTGCGATTGGTTTGTGGGCGCCAAATCCGATGAGGGAATGAAGAGAGCGACAGCCAACGAGTCTCGGGCGAGTTATGTTGTGTCCTAATCGGATTAAGAATAAAGGGTCACATTATTTGAGAATCACACGCATTCAATTCAATGACACAAAATATGATGATAACATTCGCCACCACTAATCAAGGATGGTGAGTAAGCCTTATTCTCATTCATATTCTGCTCGTATTCAACTTTAATCCGGTGGAAGGGAGTGCTAGTTGAGTTATGTTGTTGTTATTTAGTTATCGTCATTTCGAATCTACGCTTAGAGGTAATTgactttaattttattacaaTAAATGTTAAATGAGTTACTTGTCGTAAATCGTTCatgtaattttaaatattatatctTATTGTTTAATAAGGTAGAATGTTAATGACAATCATACACGTGTGCAAGTCACTAAACCAATGACTGAAGCCATTAACCGTACAAGGTTTATAATGAACTGTTTGTAGTAAAATATATTCAATTAATTGTGTAAAAAGATTGCAACTTCCtcaccaaaacaaaagaaacataacATTTGTATAACAGAGATAACACTATTTTTCTACTCCCGATTAATAACACAATAATACTTGTAAAAGTTAGCTTACATATTTGTTGGTACCGTAACTGACCGAGCAACTAGCTAGGCTAGATCATCCACGtgccatgctttgagaggtcATCACCTTAGCCCAAGAAGCACCAccacaaatcacaactctAAGCAGAGTAagaggagtcccacatcggaaaactacaagagatggactccccctcacctataaaagaagactGCTCTTTCCTTAGAGGGGGATCCGGGTCTTGGATCTAGACCCTTAGGCCTTGGACTCTCTCTTCTAGATCACTAGACTGGGCTTCTCActtgttatctttatatttgggtctaatccccttgtacaaatgtaaacaaacattatcgtttgcccaaatcctcacacacttggtgaatatcctcaccttcatccatcatccatcacacctcatcactaagttggactcactattggccgggccattttgagcatcaacaataTTGTAGTGTTATTGacaagaaataacaaaaaacgCTATTATATGAGAGTGTTTCTCCTACAAATGGTTTCTTTGCGTCTACAAATTGTGTCATCCTCACAAACCTTCCTTTTGGAGCCAAATAGGCCCCCAAAACAACTCGAAGCCCAAAACTTGCGCTGAGGAAAAAGGTTTAGTCCCGGCCCAGTTTGCCACCAAAAACCCCAAGCCCGATTGCCCGAGTCTCTGGAGCTGCtgcaagcaagcaagcaaaatGGTGTTTGCTGCTTCCCTTCCGCCTCtttgaatgaagaagaaagcttGGGGCTTGTCCAAAACCATCGGCAGCTTCTTCACCAATCAGCACAAACTCATGGAAGATTTCCCAGAGCGTTACTCTTACAACCCAACTCTGCGTTGGAACGCTGAGCTCGAAAGCTACTTCTCCAATGCCTATGGACCCCAGAATTTCTCTCGCATCTCCAAAGCCCTGACGtactgctctctctctctctctctctctctctctctctccctattAACCCATTCAGTGGtgcatttcattttttctcatgagccttgttttaaatttttttttctgttttgtttttgggttgctTAGGCGCCCGTCTTGCTACTCCTGTATACGGGTGAACACACTCAAGACCACGCCCGATGCCGTCATTGACAAGTTGACGGCGGTTCTGAAAGAAAACAGAGCTGACATTTCCAAGTGTGAAGTCGCAGGGCTGGACAACGTTGTGTTTGTGAGGGGCTCAGGCCCTCACGCCATTAATTATGGTTATGCTGCAGATGGGAAGCCTCCAAAGGAGGTTCTTGTGAGCCGGAAATGTGCCGAGGCAGTTCTTCGAGGTGCCCAGG
It encodes:
- the LOC18782019 gene encoding persulfide dioxygenase ETHE1 homolog, mitochondrial isoform X2; protein product: MLRISLLRFLSLPSRSSSSSSLFFNPVSPCSHSQSMATCAYTTSSDSASSAKLLFRQLFEKESSTYTYLLADVAHPDRPALLIDPVDKMVDRDISLVKELGLKLIYAMNTHVHADHVTGTGLIKTKLPGVKSIISKASNSKADRLIEAGEKIHFGDLFLEVRATPGHTLGCVTYVTGDGPNQPQPRMAFTGDALLIRGCGRTDFQGGSSHQLYKSVHSQIFTLPKNTLIYPAHDYKGFSVSTVGEEMLYNPRLTKDEETFQNIMENLKLSYPKMIDIAVPANMVCGLQDLSERPVESVSN
- the LOC18782019 gene encoding persulfide dioxygenase ETHE1 homolog, mitochondrial isoform X1: MLRISLLRFLSLPSRSSSSSSLFFNPVSPCSHSQSMATCAYTTSSDSASSAKLLFRQLFEKESSTYTYLLADVAHPDRPALLIDPVDKMVDRDISLVKELGLKLIYAMNTHVHADHVTGTGLIKTKLPGVKSIISKASNSKADRLIEAGEKIHFGDLFLEVRATPGHTLGCVTYVTGDGPNQPQPRMAFTGDALLIRGCGRTDFQGGSSHQLYKSVHSQLLMPHLLEMQVSTVGEEMLYNPRLTKDEETFQNIMENLKLSYPKMIDIAVPANMVCGLQDLSERPVESVSN